The nucleotide window aacattccaagtaccaaccctgatcctcctcctatcctgctccttcctaattggtctccttctatgatatcttctattattttctatgtctatcttgtgttctattccactatttgttctattatctgtcttatggactaacttctttacccacaccgtccatgatgtgggaacccttgctcacttaacaccacacatGGCGTCgctgaacgccctacacccttgcatatttatcactacacccggcgcgtcgttagtagaggacgccccaacgtttatatcatttgaatccatatcatagggtgtgacgaaatttttacgctggttgtcacctaccgcaaccctcctcctttatccgggcttgggaccggctaagcgcaaactacttaggcggagttatggATAATAtaccaataataaaaaaaaataaaaaaaacttgaACAAGGAAAATAGCTATGTCAAAATATCAATGTCTTAAAAAGtccaaataattaaataaaaaacctAGATCAAGTAAGAAATGTCACTCTGAAGAGGgaaaaaaaattgagatagaGGCATGAAAAGGACAAGTAGATACATTCTATTCTCCATCCTCTCCTTCATTCTCAGCAATGTTAAAGTATCTCAGCTCGTAAACATTACGATCCTTGTTGGAAGCAATGACCCGAAGCCAGTCTCGCACATTGTGCTTCTTCAAGTACTTCTTTGTCAAGTATTTCAGATACCTGCAAAGGCAAAATGAAAATCAACCCAAGATGATGCACTCATTGGGATCTCACAATAAGGTCGCAATAAGAGACAtgtattactacaatattcatgCAATACTTTCAACCCCTTATAAGCAAAGATATAAATTTCATCAAAATTTTACTAAACTCATGCAGAATGGCCTTATTTGGAATAAATCATTTACTAGAGAATTGAATTCTCACACAATCATGTTTGATTTCTATTTCCTTTAAaaatgaacttttttttttaaggaattgAATTCTTTCACTTTAGAATTGAACAAAAAGAAatgaattgaattcttataaaattctagTTTGAGTATACACTTATATTGCTTCATAATTCCAATTAATGGAATAGAATAAGGCATAACGCCTTCTACATACAGAGGTCTTTGTATTGCTACAATACACAGGATAAAATGCTGCGGCCCACTTTCAACAGCAATGTAACGGACAATTTAGTTCAATAAATTCTTATCAGTATTCTGCCAATTCCAATGTAATAGCTAATTACCATGTCTAACTAGTAACTCTACAAGAATACACGCACGATACTACATATGTATACATGCAAGCAATTTACCGTTTGGAGAAGTTGGAGTCAGAGGTGACGTTAATCTTAGACTTCTCACGGGTGACGGTGACGGAATCACCGAGAGCCCCGGCTTTGCCGCCGACTTTGATGCGCTCCTGGAGGAACTTTTCGAGAGAGGCAATATCCATGATCTTATCCTCGACTGGCTTCGAGCAATCAATAGTGAAAGTTGCTCCCTTCTTCTTCCCCTTGGCTCCACCGGCACCAACTGCTCCACCTCTGCTCATTTTCTTCACTTCTCTTTAATTTGACTGCTATATACACAGAAAACAGATGCGAAGATATAACAAAACAGACACATAAATATGCATACACCTACAGACACAGAGAGAGAGATATAGAGAGCCTTTTACCCGATTGGATAGAGACGTTAGGGTTTTGGAGCGCCGTAGCCGTGGAAGGGAAGGGAAAACGAGATTTGCAGTAAGGTGTTATATTGCCACTACAACAGTGCAACTGCAAGTTCACCCATTTGAATTGGGCCTCGTGACAGCCCTTGGGTACAGCTCCGCCCAACATTTCATAACATGGATTCTgcgaattaaatttaatttagaagaaaaattttctagatttacATAAttatctctctttttttttttttaatttcgtaATGTTATCATAATTTCAAGGATTAACTATAAATTATTCAACTATTAAAAGAAAGTTAAAAGGCTGACTAAAacgaaaatattaaaattttaactttatctatttaataaatttataaggaTGAaagtattaaaattaaataatggaCAATTATGAAAACTAAAAAAGATTTAGCTTTTTTCTTACCGTTAAGTCACTTAAATACAATATTTGCAGTggttttttcttttatatatatatatatatatatatatatatatatttgcagtgtttttgaaaataataaattggtTAAAAAAAGAGAGTTATGAAATGTTGAAAAATATACTTACAAACCACTTACAATTATATAAACAATTGAGTTTCCCAAAAGAAAA belongs to Hevea brasiliensis isolate MT/VB/25A 57/8 chromosome 4, ASM3005281v1, whole genome shotgun sequence and includes:
- the LOC110633107 gene encoding 60S ribosomal protein L22-2, yielding MSRGGAVGAGGAKGKKKGATFTIDCSKPVEDKIMDIASLEKFLQERIKVGGKAGALGDSVTVTREKSKINVTSDSNFSKRYLKYLTKKYLKKHNVRDWLRVIASNKDRNVYELRYFNIAENEGEDGE